A single region of the Streptomyces sp. NBC_01262 genome encodes:
- a CDS encoding glycoside hydrolase family 3 protein, translating to MSRVTRLAPAVSAPSLPADLDEAAHRCLVAGFDGTTTVPDPLKRLIERGLGGVILFTRNVRDAGQVRALTDSLRALRPDLMVAIDNEGGGIGHLAAAGAPEVPGNWALGVADDTGLTARCADALAGHLASLGITASYAPVADIQHDPRNPIVRTRAFGADPALAARHLRAWIAATDARGIASCAKHFPGHGGTTTDSHHDIAVDPRPYGQLDLDPFRAAIEAGVPMLMSAHVVFPHLDPGRPATLSRRILTELLRGELGYDGVMVTDALEMKAIADSYGESAGARIALAAGADQVIVAVPELRTTLDCRNAVLGALADGSLPAERVMEAAERVRRLAGRYAAPGADPAPWDAAAGLEAARRAVRSRPVPAAVRGAFVVDLFPPPHPALNWGGEDFASEVQALDPMSMGLAVTNPSDADGDLPAALLRAAASRPLAVAECDAALYPWQARLRDALLSARPDAVRVFTGLPEPSTGGHEVLHTYGRGRTNLRAAAEVLTGFRAAAAR from the coding sequence ATGTCCAGGGTGACCCGACTCGCGCCCGCCGTATCCGCCCCGTCCCTGCCCGCCGACCTCGACGAGGCCGCGCACCGCTGCCTGGTGGCCGGATTCGACGGCACCACCACCGTCCCGGACCCGCTGAAGCGGCTGATCGAACGCGGCCTGGGCGGCGTCATCCTCTTCACGCGCAACGTCCGGGACGCGGGGCAGGTCCGCGCGCTCACCGACAGCCTGCGGGCCCTGCGGCCCGACCTGATGGTCGCCATCGACAACGAGGGCGGCGGCATCGGCCACCTGGCCGCCGCCGGAGCACCCGAGGTACCCGGCAACTGGGCGCTGGGCGTCGCCGACGACACCGGCCTCACCGCGCGGTGCGCCGACGCGCTCGCCGGCCACCTGGCCTCGCTGGGCATCACCGCCTCGTACGCGCCGGTCGCCGACATCCAGCACGACCCGCGCAACCCCATCGTGCGCACCCGGGCCTTCGGCGCCGACCCCGCCCTCGCCGCCCGCCATCTGCGGGCCTGGATCGCCGCCACGGACGCGCGCGGGATCGCCTCCTGCGCCAAGCACTTCCCCGGGCACGGCGGCACCACCACCGACAGCCACCACGACATCGCGGTGGACCCCCGCCCGTACGGGCAGCTCGACCTCGACCCCTTCCGCGCCGCGATCGAGGCGGGCGTGCCGATGCTGATGAGCGCCCACGTGGTCTTCCCCCACCTCGACCCCGGCCGCCCGGCGACGCTCAGCCGCCGGATCCTGACCGAGCTGCTGCGCGGCGAACTGGGCTACGACGGGGTCATGGTGACCGACGCCCTGGAGATGAAGGCCATCGCCGACAGCTACGGCGAGTCCGCCGGAGCCCGGATCGCGCTCGCGGCCGGCGCTGACCAGGTGATCGTCGCCGTACCGGAACTGCGCACGACGCTGGACTGCCGAAACGCCGTGCTGGGCGCCCTGGCCGACGGCAGCCTGCCCGCCGAGCGGGTCATGGAGGCGGCGGAGCGCGTCCGCCGACTGGCCGGGCGTTACGCCGCCCCGGGCGCGGACCCGGCGCCCTGGGACGCCGCCGCCGGACTGGAGGCCGCCCGCCGGGCCGTCCGTTCCCGCCCGGTCCCGGCCGCGGTGCGCGGGGCCTTCGTCGTGGACCTGTTCCCCCCGCCGCACCCCGCGCTGAACTGGGGAGGCGAGGACTTCGCCTCCGAAGTGCAGGCCCTGGACCCGATGTCCATGGGCCTGGCGGTGACCAACCCCTCGGACGCCGACGGCGACCTGCCCGCCGCCCTGCTGCGGGCCGCCGCGTCCAGGCCCCTGGCCGTCGCCGAGTGCGACGCCGCCCTGTATCCCTGGCAGGCCCGGCTCCGGGACGCCCTGCTCTCCGCGCGGCCCGACGCCGTACGGGTGTTCACCGGCCTGCCCGAGCCCAGCACGGGCGGTCACGAGGTGCTGCACACCTACGGCCGCGGCCGTACGAATCTGCGGGCCGCAGCCGAGGTGCTCACCGGATTCAGGGCCGCAGCAGCTCGTTGA
- a CDS encoding glycoside hydrolase 5 family protein: MHGAQAPKEDPISTPPRFGVNYTPRRGWFHAWHDFDPAAAREDLAQIAGLGLDHVRVFHLWPLLQPNRTLIRSAAVDQLVRLVDLAAEAGLDVMVDGVQGHLSSFDFYPSWTQTWHHRNVFTDPGAVQAQAELLRVLGRALAGRPNLIGLQLGNELNNLVEHNPVTVEQVDAYLDTLLAAARDGLSGGRPGLLATHSAYDAAWYGDDHPFTPEASARKGDLTTVHPWVFSGDCARRYGPRSPQVLHLSEYGVELAKAYADDPSRPVWVQETGAPEPHIPAEAAPELARATVLNAADCTGLWGVTWWCSHDVDRSLADYPELEYTLGLFDSAGAAKPIAHALAETVAQLRKAPPAPAPRGSALVLDCTPATRSVSGPGGAFFEAWMRLREQGVRPAVVLASRAEDAPYLAARGINELLRP; this comes from the coding sequence ATTCACGGTGCACAAGCCCCGAAGGAGGACCCCATCAGCACTCCCCCGCGCTTCGGCGTCAACTACACCCCGCGCCGCGGCTGGTTCCACGCCTGGCACGACTTCGATCCGGCAGCCGCTCGCGAGGATCTCGCCCAGATAGCGGGCCTCGGGCTGGACCACGTCCGGGTCTTCCACCTGTGGCCGCTGCTCCAGCCCAATCGCACCCTCATCCGCTCCGCCGCCGTGGACCAGCTCGTCCGGCTCGTGGACCTGGCCGCCGAGGCCGGGCTCGACGTCATGGTGGACGGCGTCCAGGGCCATCTGTCGAGCTTCGACTTCTACCCGTCGTGGACCCAGACCTGGCACCACCGGAATGTCTTCACCGACCCCGGGGCCGTGCAGGCGCAGGCCGAGCTGCTGCGCGTCCTCGGCCGGGCGCTGGCCGGGCGACCGAACCTGATCGGGCTCCAGCTCGGCAACGAGCTCAACAACCTGGTCGAGCACAACCCGGTCACCGTCGAGCAGGTCGACGCCTACCTCGACACTCTGCTCGCCGCCGCCCGCGACGGCCTGTCCGGCGGCCGCCCCGGACTGCTGGCCACCCACTCCGCGTACGACGCCGCCTGGTACGGCGACGACCATCCCTTCACCCCCGAGGCCTCCGCCCGCAAGGGCGACCTCACCACCGTCCACCCCTGGGTGTTCTCCGGCGACTGCGCCCGCCGCTACGGCCCCCGTTCCCCCCAGGTGCTGCACCTCTCCGAGTACGGCGTCGAGCTGGCGAAGGCGTACGCCGACGACCCCTCGCGCCCGGTGTGGGTGCAGGAGACCGGCGCCCCCGAGCCGCACATCCCCGCCGAGGCCGCCCCTGAGCTGGCCCGCGCCACCGTGCTCAACGCGGCGGACTGCACCGGGCTGTGGGGGGTGACCTGGTGGTGCTCCCACGACGTCGACCGTTCCCTGGCGGACTACCCGGAGCTGGAGTACACCCTCGGGCTCTTCGACTCGGCGGGCGCCGCCAAGCCGATCGCCCACGCGCTCGCCGAGACGGTGGCGCAACTGCGCAAGGCCCCGCCCGCACCCGCCCCGCGCGGCTCGGCCCTCGTGCTGGACTGCACACCCGCCACCCGGTCGGTCTCCGGACCCGGCGGCGCGTTCTTCGAGGCCTGGATGCGGCTGCGCGAACAGGGCGTGCGGCCTGCCGTGGTCCTCGCCTCCCGCGCGGAGGACGCGCCCTACCTGGCGGCGCGCGGAATCAACGAGCTGCTGCGGCCCTGA
- a CDS encoding N-acetylglucosamine kinase, translated as MNNNLNQNLVVGLDAGGTRTRAVLADDASGATWSEGVAGPGNALTVTPADLADHLAWAIGEAVPAGLRGQVVAVGAGFAGADRTPDDEPGRVAALAALATACGRLGITPAVVEVCSDLEACFASAPGTPAEGLALVAGTGSVAARIEDRAITATADGNGWLIGDDGSGFWIGRSAVRASLNMGHGRGRPTTLTAAVGRALLPGRQLPEGPAEAWSDRQRQAYRARLLPAVMSEPPVRLARLAPLVAESARGGDPVAAAILDDAAELLAATVRTLDPRPGERLVGTGGLLGPDGPLTARLAPHLDALGLRTDWAEDGRRGAVALARIAYGRLPAC; from the coding sequence ATGAACAATAATTTGAACCAGAATCTCGTCGTCGGCCTCGACGCGGGCGGCACCCGTACCCGTGCCGTCCTGGCCGACGACGCGAGCGGCGCCACATGGTCCGAGGGCGTCGCCGGACCGGGCAACGCCCTCACCGTCACCCCGGCGGATCTGGCCGATCACCTCGCCTGGGCCATCGGGGAAGCGGTCCCGGCAGGGCTGCGCGGCCAGGTCGTGGCCGTCGGCGCGGGCTTCGCCGGCGCCGACCGCACCCCCGACGACGAACCGGGACGGGTCGCCGCCCTGGCCGCGCTGGCCACGGCCTGCGGCCGGCTCGGCATCACCCCCGCCGTCGTCGAGGTCTGCAGCGACCTCGAAGCCTGCTTCGCCTCCGCCCCCGGCACCCCCGCCGAGGGCCTGGCTCTCGTGGCCGGCACCGGCTCGGTCGCCGCCCGCATCGAGGACCGCGCCATCACCGCCACCGCCGACGGCAACGGCTGGCTGATCGGCGACGACGGCAGCGGCTTCTGGATCGGCCGCAGCGCGGTACGGGCTTCACTGAACATGGGCCACGGCCGCGGCAGGCCCACCACACTCACCGCCGCCGTCGGCCGCGCCCTGCTGCCCGGCCGCCAACTGCCCGAAGGCCCCGCCGAAGCCTGGTCCGACCGGCAGCGCCAGGCCTACCGGGCGCGGCTGCTCCCCGCCGTCATGTCCGAACCGCCCGTCCGGCTGGCCCGGCTCGCCCCGCTGGTCGCCGAGTCGGCCCGCGGCGGCGACCCGGTGGCCGCCGCGATCCTCGACGACGCCGCCGAACTCCTCGCCGCCACCGTACGGACCTTGGACCCCCGCCCCGGTGAACGCCTCGTCGGCACCGGAGGCCTCCTCGGCCCCGACGGCCCGCTCACCGCCCGCCTGGCCCCGCACCTGGACGCCCTCGGCCTGCGCACCGACTGGGCCGAGGACGGACGGCGCGGCGCGGTCGCCCTCGCCCGGATCGCGTACGGACGGCTCCCGGCATGCTGA
- a CDS encoding glycoside hydrolase family 3 N-terminal domain-containing protein: MLTSARESALYRDPEAPVDDRVRDLLGRMTLREKVGQLNQRMYGWDAYRRTPGGFELTDALRAETERFAGLGALYGLFRADAWSGVGPRTGPGADTGAELAVLVQRHVIASSRLGIPALLVEEVPHGHMALDGTVLPVNLAVGATWDPELYGRAAAHAAAELRARGGHIALVSALDIARDPRWGRTEECFGEDPHLAAELTAALVRGMQGESGCDGGPFAPDRAAVVLKHFAGQGATVGGRNSAETELGPRELHEIHLPAARAGVRAGAAGVMSAYNEVDGLPCTGNRALLDGLLRGDWGFQGLVMADGLAIDRLARITGDPVSAGALALNSGIDLSLWDEGFTRLEQAVALGLVAEATVDAAVTRILRLKFRLGLFERPYEAGPSVDPAAGRELSTELARSAVTLLHNDGATLPIPPRTGRIAVLGPHAATTAHQLGDYTAPQRDGTGTSVLDGLRGLAPSGTRITHAAGCTLTGGDTSGIPEAVALASAADVAVLVLGGSSARTTDTPFDANGAALAPVSEMTCGEGVDLASLRLGAAQRELLRSVAATGTPAVVVLLQGRPHAVPEAAQLASALLTAWYPGPWGGQAIAEILLGHAGPAGRLPVSVPRSAGQLPVYYNHKDTEYPGYADTSADPLYPFGHGLAYTRFTYGPPRLSHPSIPPSGQLTCDVDVSNAGPLPGRAVAQLYVRRLRTPVWPRALELRAFRAVDLAPGERRTLRFRLGARQLEQVGPDLQAAVLPGSLEIRVAGSASAALAAPPARLDVLG, translated from the coding sequence ATGCTGACCTCCGCCCGGGAATCCGCTCTGTACCGCGACCCCGAGGCACCGGTGGACGACCGTGTCCGCGACCTGCTCGGCCGGATGACCCTGCGCGAGAAGGTCGGCCAGCTCAACCAGCGCATGTACGGCTGGGACGCCTACCGCCGCACCCCCGGCGGCTTCGAACTCACCGACGCCCTCCGCGCCGAGACCGAGCGCTTCGCCGGACTCGGCGCCCTGTACGGGCTCTTCCGCGCCGACGCCTGGTCGGGCGTCGGCCCCCGCACCGGCCCCGGCGCGGACACCGGCGCCGAACTCGCCGTCCTCGTACAGCGCCACGTCATCGCGAGCAGCCGCCTCGGCATCCCCGCACTGCTCGTCGAGGAGGTCCCGCACGGCCACATGGCCCTGGACGGCACGGTCCTCCCCGTCAACCTCGCCGTCGGCGCCACCTGGGACCCGGAGCTGTACGGCCGCGCCGCCGCCCACGCCGCCGCCGAACTGCGCGCCCGGGGCGGCCACATCGCCCTCGTCTCCGCCCTCGACATCGCCCGCGACCCCCGCTGGGGCCGCACCGAGGAGTGCTTCGGCGAGGACCCGCACCTCGCCGCCGAGCTGACCGCAGCGCTCGTACGCGGCATGCAGGGCGAATCCGGCTGCGACGGCGGACCGTTCGCACCCGACCGGGCCGCCGTCGTCCTCAAGCACTTCGCCGGGCAGGGCGCGACCGTCGGCGGCCGCAACTCCGCCGAGACCGAGCTCGGGCCGCGCGAACTGCACGAGATCCACCTCCCCGCCGCCCGCGCCGGAGTCCGGGCCGGAGCGGCCGGCGTCATGTCCGCGTACAACGAGGTCGACGGCCTCCCCTGCACCGGCAACCGCGCCCTCCTCGACGGACTGTTGCGCGGCGACTGGGGCTTCCAGGGCCTCGTCATGGCCGACGGCCTCGCCATCGACCGCCTCGCCCGCATCACCGGCGACCCCGTCTCGGCCGGCGCCCTCGCCCTCAACTCCGGCATCGACCTCAGCCTCTGGGACGAGGGCTTCACCCGCCTTGAGCAAGCCGTCGCCCTCGGCCTGGTGGCCGAGGCCACGGTCGATGCCGCCGTCACCCGCATCCTGCGGCTCAAGTTCCGCCTAGGCCTGTTCGAGCGCCCCTACGAGGCCGGTCCCTCCGTGGACCCGGCGGCGGGCCGCGAGCTGAGCACCGAACTCGCCCGCTCCGCCGTCACCCTGCTTCACAACGACGGCGCCACGCTCCCGATCCCGCCCCGCACCGGCCGCATCGCCGTCCTCGGGCCGCACGCCGCCACCACCGCCCACCAGCTCGGCGACTACACGGCCCCCCAGCGCGACGGCACCGGCACCAGCGTCCTCGACGGCCTGCGCGGCCTGGCCCCCTCCGGCACACGGATCACCCACGCCGCCGGCTGCACCCTCACCGGCGGCGACACCTCCGGCATACCCGAGGCCGTCGCCCTCGCGAGCGCGGCCGACGTCGCCGTACTCGTCCTGGGCGGCAGCAGCGCCCGCACCACGGACACCCCCTTCGACGCAAACGGCGCCGCCCTGGCACCGGTATCCGAGATGACCTGTGGCGAAGGCGTCGACCTCGCCTCCCTACGGCTCGGCGCCGCCCAGCGCGAACTGCTCCGCTCCGTCGCCGCCACCGGCACCCCGGCCGTCGTCGTACTCCTCCAGGGCCGCCCCCACGCCGTCCCCGAAGCCGCCCAGCTCGCCTCTGCGCTCCTCACCGCCTGGTACCCCGGCCCCTGGGGCGGCCAGGCCATCGCCGAGATCCTCCTCGGCCACGCCGGGCCCGCCGGCCGGCTCCCCGTCTCCGTACCCAGGTCCGCCGGTCAACTGCCCGTCTACTACAACCACAAGGACACCGAGTACCCCGGCTACGCCGACACCTCCGCCGACCCCCTCTACCCCTTCGGCCACGGCCTCGCCTACACCCGCTTCACCTACGGCCCGCCCCGGCTCTCCCACCCCTCGATCCCGCCCTCGGGCCAACTGACCTGCGACGTCGACGTGTCCAACGCCGGTCCCTTGCCCGGCCGCGCCGTCGCCCAGCTCTACGTACGGCGCCTGCGCACCCCCGTCTGGCCCCGCGCGCTCGAGCTTCGCGCCTTCCGCGCGGTCGATTTGGCCCCCGGCGAGCGGCGCACTCTCCGATTCCGGCTCGGCGCGCGGCAGCTGGAGCAGGTCGGCCCGGACCTCCAGGCTGCCGTCCTCCCCGGCAGCCTGGAGATCCGGGTCGCCGGCTCCGCGTCCGCCGCGCTCGCGGCGCCGCCCGCCCGGCTCGACGTCCTCGGCTGA
- a CDS encoding carbohydrate ABC transporter permease, which translates to MTTLTTTAAPVRRDRRPRWRDYGRPRELVVRYLLLLFVLAITVGPLIWQFLASLKGVNEDVFGRNASLLPHQPTLRAYREVFGQVPVDTYITNSLIVVVLSVTSQLLFSTTAGYMLSKPAWKGRRAVWVLLIASMMFPFESIMVSLFLSIHDLGLVDNLVGVWLPGFVGAINVMLMRGAFLAVPREIEDSAMLDGAGEWQRFRYLYLPSAWGAIMVVTINTFISAWDDFLWPLIVLRSDSHFTLTLGLARLQSSSFGYDQRVVMAGSVISVVPVLVLFAITQRWFYRGVASGAVKF; encoded by the coding sequence TTGACCACCCTCACTACCACGGCGGCGCCGGTCCGCCGCGATCGCCGCCCGCGTTGGCGGGACTACGGCCGCCCTCGGGAGCTGGTGGTCCGCTACCTGCTGCTGCTGTTCGTCCTCGCCATCACCGTCGGGCCGCTGATCTGGCAGTTCCTGGCCTCGCTGAAGGGCGTGAACGAGGACGTCTTCGGCCGCAACGCGTCGTTGCTGCCGCACCAGCCGACGCTACGGGCCTACCGCGAGGTCTTCGGCCAGGTGCCGGTGGACACGTACATCACCAACAGCCTGATCGTGGTCGTCCTGTCGGTCACCAGCCAGCTGCTCTTCTCCACCACCGCCGGCTACATGCTCTCCAAGCCCGCCTGGAAGGGCCGCCGGGCGGTCTGGGTCCTGCTCATCGCCTCCATGATGTTCCCCTTCGAGTCGATCATGGTGTCGTTGTTTCTGAGCATCCACGACCTTGGTCTGGTCGACAACCTGGTCGGCGTCTGGCTGCCCGGGTTCGTCGGCGCCATCAACGTCATGCTGATGCGCGGGGCGTTCCTCGCCGTCCCGCGCGAGATCGAGGACTCCGCGATGCTCGACGGCGCCGGGGAATGGCAGCGCTTCCGGTATCTGTACCTGCCGTCCGCGTGGGGCGCGATCATGGTCGTCACCATCAACACGTTCATCTCCGCCTGGGACGACTTCCTGTGGCCGCTTATCGTGCTCCGATCCGACAGCCACTTCACGCTGACGCTGGGTCTTGCGCGGCTACAGAGCTCGTCCTTCGGCTACGACCAGCGCGTGGTCATGGCGGGGTCGGTGATTTCGGTGGTGCCGGTTCTGGTGCTTTTCGCTATTACCCAGCGGTGGTTCTACCGCGGGGTGGCTTCGGGGGCGGTCAAGTTCTGA
- a CDS encoding carbohydrate ABC transporter permease, with amino-acid sequence MKPVSGPGTADSPAAPGAAPGPLARLGRALRPGPEPGANGAALYRRWWLPWLWTAPAVVCAAVFGVFPFLNTMLLSFTNAKPLGGAAGFVGFSNYTRMFADSDFWLATRNSLLYALIVVPLMVLLPLLLAVLVEKKLPGIGFFRSAFYTPVLASSVVVGLSWQWLLADQGLINTWLEKAHVIKEAIPFLSDSWLILLSAMGLTLWKGLGWYMVFYLAALGNVPQELHEAASMDGAGAVRRFWHITVPGVKQAMMLVGTLTGIGSLRVFTEVYMLGGPTGGPGGADRTLPFYIRDVGLDPITGNAGYGSAVSVALFVMTLGLTLLAQRLTKEDES; translated from the coding sequence ATGAAGCCGGTGTCCGGGCCCGGTACGGCGGACAGCCCCGCCGCCCCGGGCGCGGCCCCCGGCCCCCTCGCCCGCCTGGGCCGCGCGCTGCGCCCCGGCCCCGAGCCGGGCGCCAACGGCGCCGCGCTGTACCGCCGCTGGTGGCTGCCCTGGCTGTGGACCGCGCCTGCGGTCGTCTGCGCGGCGGTGTTCGGCGTGTTCCCGTTCCTCAACACCATGCTGCTGTCCTTCACCAACGCCAAGCCGCTCGGCGGCGCGGCGGGCTTCGTCGGGTTCTCCAACTACACCCGGATGTTCGCTGACTCCGACTTCTGGCTGGCGACCCGCAACAGCCTGCTCTACGCGCTGATCGTGGTGCCGCTGATGGTGCTGCTGCCGCTGCTGCTCGCCGTCCTGGTGGAGAAGAAGCTGCCCGGCATCGGCTTCTTCCGGTCGGCGTTCTACACCCCGGTCCTTGCCTCCAGCGTGGTCGTGGGCCTGAGCTGGCAGTGGCTGCTCGCCGACCAGGGCCTGATCAACACCTGGCTGGAGAAGGCCCATGTCATCAAGGAGGCCATCCCCTTCCTGTCCGACTCCTGGCTCATCCTGCTGTCCGCCATGGGTCTGACGCTGTGGAAAGGGCTCGGCTGGTACATGGTCTTCTACCTCGCCGCGCTCGGGAACGTCCCGCAGGAACTGCACGAGGCCGCATCCATGGACGGCGCCGGCGCCGTCCGCCGCTTCTGGCACATCACCGTCCCGGGTGTGAAGCAGGCCATGATGCTCGTCGGCACCCTCACCGGCATCGGCTCCCTGCGCGTCTTCACCGAGGTCTACATGCTCGGCGGCCCCACCGGCGGCCCCGGCGGCGCCGACCGCACCCTCCCCTTCTACATCCGCGACGTCGGTCTCGACCCGATCACCGGCAACGCCGGCTACGGCTCGGCGGTCAGCGTCGCCCTGTTCGTGATGACCCTGGGGCTGACTCTGCTGGCGCAGCGCCTGACGAAGGAGGACGAGTCTTGA
- a CDS encoding extracellular solute-binding protein, giving the protein MRVGRLTGPLAAIVVLTLTSAGCGLSGGDSGSGDATAGGCKVDKGNVGSGALTGDITGKITFQTTNLKKDFGSFFNGVIKAFEKAHPGASVKWIDDPGDSQFTQRNVADAQACTLPDVINLNSETATPLTKAGYLLNVGVKDPSASKPFVPAFWNSSTMKDASGASVHTVLPWYTGGILLTYNTEMLKKSGIDPAKPPTTIFGLFADYEKVAKAAKGKYFATMANPIWRIPADWDQMNIKTLSSDGKSAVFASDPRTTQWVSWMAKLYKEGAMPKDSLSSSNDPSTPYSQGQVAYGSTNPSFVRFVKQNSPSVYAKTGVGQQPFDALGHTTGAPQYIGVAATSKHAATALSFAEFLTNAQNQTAWCKDPAVVIFPTTTTSLDDPFFTTVTGNDAFAQARKLVSEQLKTTTAYQTSLSPAVQNAIVAQVQLAMQGKKSAAQAVKDAQDKANELLKQGS; this is encoded by the coding sequence ATGCGTGTAGGAAGACTGACCGGACCCCTGGCCGCAATCGTCGTGCTGACACTGACCTCGGCGGGCTGCGGCCTGTCGGGCGGCGACTCCGGCAGCGGCGACGCCACCGCCGGCGGCTGCAAGGTCGACAAGGGCAATGTCGGCTCCGGCGCGCTGACAGGTGACATCACGGGCAAGATCACCTTCCAGACCACCAACCTGAAGAAAGACTTCGGGAGCTTCTTCAACGGCGTCATCAAGGCGTTCGAGAAGGCCCACCCCGGCGCCTCCGTCAAGTGGATCGACGACCCGGGCGACTCGCAGTTCACCCAGCGCAACGTCGCCGACGCCCAGGCCTGCACACTGCCCGACGTCATCAACCTCAACTCCGAGACCGCGACGCCCCTCACCAAGGCCGGTTACCTGCTCAACGTCGGCGTCAAGGACCCCTCCGCCTCCAAGCCCTTCGTCCCGGCCTTCTGGAACTCCAGCACCATGAAGGACGCCTCGGGCGCGTCGGTGCACACGGTGCTCCCCTGGTACACCGGCGGCATCCTCCTCACGTACAACACCGAGATGCTCAAGAAGTCCGGCATCGACCCGGCCAAGCCGCCGACCACCATCTTCGGGCTGTTCGCCGACTACGAGAAGGTGGCCAAGGCAGCCAAGGGCAAGTACTTCGCCACGATGGCCAACCCGATCTGGCGCATACCGGCCGACTGGGACCAGATGAACATCAAGACCCTGTCCTCCGACGGCAAGTCCGCCGTCTTCGCCAGCGACCCCCGGACCACCCAGTGGGTCTCCTGGATGGCGAAGCTGTACAAGGAGGGCGCCATGCCGAAGGACTCGCTGTCCTCCAGCAACGACCCCTCCACGCCGTACAGCCAGGGCCAGGTCGCGTACGGCTCGACGAACCCGAGCTTCGTACGCTTCGTGAAGCAGAACAGCCCGTCGGTCTACGCCAAGACCGGCGTCGGCCAGCAGCCCTTCGACGCGCTCGGCCACACCACCGGCGCCCCGCAGTACATCGGGGTCGCCGCGACCAGCAAGCACGCCGCCACCGCGCTGTCGTTCGCCGAGTTCCTCACCAACGCGCAGAACCAGACAGCCTGGTGCAAGGACCCGGCCGTCGTGATCTTCCCGACGACCACGACCTCGCTGGACGACCCGTTCTTCACCACGGTCACCGGCAACGACGCCTTCGCACAGGCCCGCAAGCTGGTCTCCGAGCAGCTCAAGACCACCACCGCCTACCAGACCAGCCTCTCCCCGGCCGTGCAGAACGCCATCGTCGCCCAGGTGCAGCTGGCCATGCAGGGCAAGAAGAGCGCGGCCCAAGCGGTCAAGGACGCCCAGGACAAGGCCAACGAGCTGCTGAAGCAGGGCAGCTGA
- a CDS encoding peptidyl-prolyl cis-trans isomerase translates to MTHTHVHAPAEVAALVHGDPLGTDRVEALLAVTPPRDPEAYREGRARAVRQHRRWAAQVVVTDELARRACAELGLRPPEDTAPPDVLTVDEADAAELGSIVAAALAYSPAARALLAHLEALQHLPEGTLRDYYLRNPDRFLTPDALRRGADPFGATAPEDLMPYQEVRAGIGKELRQAMGRRAFFLWLDRERSDVVYSPGYEHPGDPGHPDHEHRH, encoded by the coding sequence ATGACGCACACCCACGTCCATGCCCCGGCAGAGGTGGCCGCGCTGGTGCACGGCGATCCGCTCGGCACCGACCGGGTCGAGGCGCTGCTGGCCGTCACCCCGCCACGGGATCCGGAGGCGTACCGCGAGGGCCGGGCCCGCGCCGTCCGCCAGCACCGCCGTTGGGCGGCCCAGGTGGTGGTGACCGACGAACTGGCCCGCCGGGCCTGCGCCGAGCTGGGGCTGCGGCCGCCCGAGGACACCGCCCCGCCGGACGTGCTGACGGTGGACGAGGCCGACGCCGCCGAGCTGGGCAGCATCGTGGCGGCGGCGCTCGCGTACTCCCCCGCCGCCCGCGCCCTGCTCGCCCACCTTGAGGCGCTCCAGCACCTTCCCGAGGGCACGCTCCGGGACTACTACCTCCGCAACCCCGACCGCTTCCTGACCCCCGACGCCCTCCGGCGCGGCGCCGACCCCTTCGGCGCGACGGCTCCGGAGGATCTGATGCCGTATCAGGAGGTCCGGGCCGGTATCGGGAAGGAGCTGCGCCAGGCGATGGGCCGGCGTGCGTTCTTCCTCTGGCTGGACCGCGAGCGATCGGATGTCGTGTACTCGCCGGGGTACGAGCATCCCGGCGACCCCGGCCACCCGGATCACGAGCACCGTCACTGA